In one Diabrotica virgifera virgifera chromosome 7, PGI_DIABVI_V3a genomic region, the following are encoded:
- the LOC126888592 gene encoding putative uncharacterized protein DDB_G0282133 yields the protein METRLNKKQKETEERYSEEGIENVDEEISITETTIKESTTEMSTMDRILQMLQIQEENSRRQAEKIKKSIDENSKRQDLGFKQMEQRLEQHKEDVQMYLKQMKHEVEQKTKEISQNLEKHTKKLQNLEKHVEDRDEEIEDRFKKLDKKLLEVKSQHNTGERRQVIIHNGAENKVQFGGDIKKQHPVPFIRMLKNKKQGYEEFEEAKDMIRTHFKDGAALWFESKQNELQDWEEFERKFLRYYWGKEKQMVVNSELQNGKYDEKLGISEEKYALQVYASGQYLNYNYSEEQLVELIARHFDNTMEDYVTLQGYRDMDSLCQFLVVREARRKERRTGRQTENNGNNQTNRTNNYRQSRNENPYRYNGYRDNEGQRYTNNFNQNRYEQNRNGYHQNRFQNSGRNYNNQPYQPNAGRENFNRGNQYNNNNGQGREQNREINSLSFTREGENEQGHQEMDNVEVEINRAGSSFQEGTH from the coding sequence ATGGAGACAAGactcaacaaaaaacaaaaggaAACAGAAGAACGTTATAGCGAGGAAGGAATAGAAAATGTAGACGAAGAAATTAGTATTACAGAAACAACAATCAAGGAGAGTACCACAGAAATGTCAACAATGGATAGGATATTACAAATGCTACAGATACAGGAAGAAAACAGTAGAAGACAagcagaaaaaataaaaaaaagtatagatgaAAACAGTAAACGACAAGATCTAGGTTTTAAACAAATGGAGCAGAGACTAGAACAGCATAAAGAGGATGTACAAATGTATTTAAAACAGATGAAACATGAAGTAGAGCAGAAAACAAAGGAAATTAGccaaaatttagaaaaacatacCAAGAAACTACAGAATTTGGAGAAACATGTAGAAGATAGAGACGAGGAAATAGAGGATAGATTTAAAAAATTGGATAAGAAACTATTGGAAGTAAAATCACAACATAATACTGGAGAAAGAAGACAAGTAATTATACACAATGGAGCAGAAAATAAGGtccaatttggcggggatataAAGAAACAGCACCCAGTCCCATTTATTAGgatgcttaaaaataaaaaacaaggaTATGAAGAGTTTGAAGAGGCTAAGGATATGATAAGGACTCATTTTAAGGATGGAGCAGCATTATGGTTCGAGAGTAAGCAAAATGAGTTGCAAGATTGGGAAGAATTTGAAAGaaaatttttgagatattattGGGGAAAAGAGAAACAGATGGTCGTGAATAGTGAACTACAAAATGGAAAATATGATGAGAAACTAGGAATATCCGAAGAGAAATATGCATTGCAAGTATACGCCAGTGGgcaatatttaaattataattattcggaAGAACAGCTAGTTGAATTGATAGCAAGACATTTTGACAATACAATGGAAGACTATGTCACCTTGCAAGGATATAGGGACATGGACAGTTTATGCCAGTTTTTAGTTGTAAGAGAGGCTCGAAGAAAAGAAAGAAGGACCGGTAGAcaaactgaaaacaatgggaacaacCAAACAAACCGCACAAACAACTACAGACAGTCTCGTAATGAAAATCCTTACCGATACAATGGATATAGGGATAATGAGGGACAAAGATATACAAACAATTTTAATCAAAATAGATATGAACAGAATAGAAATGGATATCATCAAAATAGATTTCAAAACAGTGGGAGAAATTATAACAATCAACCATATCAGCCAAATGCAGGTCGGGAAAATTTTAATAGAGGAAACCAATATAACAACAACAATGGACAAGGAAGAGAACAGAACAGAGAAATAAACAGCCTAAGTTTCACCAGAGAAGGAGAAAATGAACAAGGACACCAAGAAATGGACAATGTGGAAGTAGAAATCAATAGAGCAGGGTCGTCTTTTCAGGAGGGCACTCACTAA